The genomic interval gagagagagagagagagagggacagagagagagagagggacagagagcaCACATAGTCGTCATGGGACCCCTCCCACACTGATCAGAGCATCCTCTTCCACATCACATGACGCAAATGACTGTGATTAAACCTAATTGAATATAGGAATGAATGGTGCCTGTATAATGCCATTGAAAAGTGTTCTTGGCTCCCAGACTGGGCTAATCAAGAGCCATGTCTTTAGTTGGGGGAGGGGCATGGGTAGTGGTGGAAAAAAGGCATTGGGGATGGATAAAGGGAGATCATTGAGATCGACGTCTGCATGAGATCGTATCCCTTCGTCTACATTAGACTATTTGTTAAtacaaggaaaaaaacaatctcttaaaaagacaacatttcctttgtcagaagagaagagaaaatactTTATGTTCTACTTTTTGCATGCAAAAGGAAGAAATTGTCTCTAACATGCGTAAGCAAATATATGctatttaaacacacagtaaccCATTTATACAAGATAGCACCTTTTAGAAACCAttaaacacacttaaaacacaaaatatacaaacacacacacacacacacacattagagcTACATTAAAAGAGGGCACCAGGTTCTTAATGGTGGTTGCAGTGCGACAGTGTCAGGTGCAGTATAGCAGACTGGCTTTAAAGTGTCCTCACTCATTAATTAATGTAGCCTATTATTACAACTTTgaaatagatttatttatttaagtttcaaATGATGTGCTAGTACAAGGATACTTTCCATAATTAAATGTGATATTCATTAAGCTAGGGGTATTTAAATGACATTGTAAGGATAAGATCTTATTGTAAACAAAcctgaaacaacacaaagaacacCACTCCCACAAGCTTACTGTGAGAGCTCACCATCAGACATAGCTTGTATGCACTATTAACACAGATGGTTATTGTCTTATTAGTATCTGGTATAGTCTACAATAAACAGTGCAGCTAATAATGAGCCTGACTACAGTCTGTGCACATAATTCCATTGTTTATCTTCCACCACCCTGACGCCTGTTTGTTATCCTGACGCAGTCTCCCTGCCAGCCACACCAAGCCATCTATCTGGATTAAATTATGTATTCCCCAGCCCTCGCCACATGAGCAGCATAACAAACTGCATGGCACTCTgctctccttttgtttttcatacaggAAGAGCAATCTCTAAATAGGGTCATCAAATTATATGGTTCTTCTGTTCCTGTTCACGGTTCATTTTTATCTGAGCACCAGATAATGACTACttactttcaaaacaaatcctGAATATGTAGTGTAGATGTTTACATGGATTTTCCTTTAAAATTgacagcagttaaaaagaaatAGCCAACTGACTCACCCTTACGATATAAGAGGCCCCTGGTCCTGCAATCATCTTGTCAGGGTGCAGCCAGCCTTGAGAGGGTTTGTGGATAAAGTTTCCCTTCTGGGTGATTTCCTCTCCCCCAAGCCACATGCCCTCCACCCTTGTCCGGCGGCTCATTCCTGACCTGACACTGCTGGATCCCCCAGGGCTCGCCATAGCCTCTGTGGCCCCAAATCTGTGCCCtcctgaatttgcagaatttgccGCTGCTACTGCTCTCTGCCCCCGAATGGCCTGCAAAGAACAGGGGgtgacacacacagggtcaCAGGAGTTAAGCACTGCTGCAAGACTGGCCACAGGGCCACTGGCAGAGGTCACACCACCAGGCCTGTGTGATGATGAGGAAAGGGAGACAGAGCTCTGGGAAGGAGCTGCTGAAGCCTTCCCTGAGTCCTTGCTAGAACTGGAGCTAGAGCTGGAGTTGGATGGGCTCCGACTAAGCAGAGAGTTTGAGAACTTCCACTGGGGCATCCTTGGGATGAGCATGCAAAAGGTAGTGGTGGCATCCTGTTCCCCGTCCAGGCAGGGTGAGTCGGCCAGAGCTGCAGccccagcagaggaggaggatctgGTACTGGGATCCAGAGGAGGCAGATTGAGGCTCGGGTTGGAGGAGGGGACCACCGGTGTGGCCACAACTTTGCCGCTCATGGCTAAGCTCTGCATCAGGTCGTCGGAGGAGGAGGTCACAGACTCGTTGCGGAAGCGGCCATACTTTGGCTTAAGGAGCATGCCCGGAGGAGCCGCTAGAAGCAGGAACTGAGAGGGGGGATGACTGccagaggatgaggaggggaaagggaagggagggggggtggggatGGGGACGGGGACGGGGTAAAGGTGTAATGGAATAAGAGGAGAAAACTAGAGAGAAAATCCTTCAGATATCCTTGTTAAGTGAAGGCTCCtctcctgctcacacacacgcacacacactgtcccACACTCATGCCacgctcctctctgtctgagcCGGCCTGCTTCCTTTTACTGCCTAAGGCTGCTCGCTTCtctgctccttctctctctctctctctctccgtggaTGATGTCATTGGGTCTATTAGCCCTGCCCTGCCCAGCTGCTCTCAGACTGTATTAGCTAGAACACATCTGCCTGAACCACCCAGcctcagacacacatacaggcacgcacacacacacacacacacacacacacacacacacacacacacacacagattctcaCATCAAgaatcaatatattttttaaattaaggttAAACTGCAAATGAATTTTGCTGACTCAAAGGGAGTCAACACTCTTTTCTCTAGAACGATGATAAATACTGAATTTGAGACCCAAGAGGCAAAATATTATTATGATACTTCTAGATATCAGAATCCCTATAGGGAAGAAAAACACGGTTTTAGAAAATCtatataataaatgtaaatggaTTTAGTCATCTTTAATGGGTCCCTACTGTCAATGTTTCTGCCTCCTTTatctatcagtgtgttgtgaATGTTATCTGTCAATGTAATGAATCTATTAACATCTGTCTTTTACCAGCCAGAATAGGGGAATATTATGCATTTGATTGAAGCTCAATGTACACAATATATTGTGTTAAACTATAACCAAAAAAGAATTCTACTGATAATGTTAATTGACATACAAGAaacatattttgtttaattGCTGTATGTGAGAAAAAGTCTAGTCCAATTGCTTAATGTGCATTTTGTattaatatgtgtgttttgaGTGATTGTGTAATTCCATTTGTCTTAGCAATAGATACAAACTTAACAAAGGCAACCATGTAGCCAAACTCATAAGGGACTACATGTCCACCCAATCCCATCTGTCTAAATTCTCTTAGCAACTCTTAGCTCTTGACTTGCACTGTAACCTCAGGCCTTTTCTCATTCCAGTCAAACCCTTTCCAcactcaaatgtatttttccatCTTACACTCAGGTGATTTAAGGCATGCAGTGAAACACAAAGTACAGCTTCTTTATTTTGATGAggtcacattttcacacaggtTAAACCAAGAAAAAGTCTTAAAAGGTGAAGCTGATTTCTTTTATCATGTCAGACAGGTATGATCCACCACAGAGGTTATTCAGCAcagctacatttaaaaaaggaagaagaaaaggtaaCTTTAATgctaaaagaacatttttagaaTTCATAGTGTCCCAAAACAAGTACCGGTACCTGCAAATAGAAAGCAATGATTGGGATTGGCCCAAAAGTCTGTTCATTGGAAAGAAGTCTAATTTACTGATGCAAGAACAGCATCTTCACCAACAAGAGGCTCAAATAGTTTATGTTAAGAACTTGAATTTAATCAAGTTGTCTAGTCCTACGTTCAGCCTGGACAGTGTCatgaaagaaatatatatatatatagagagagcaAACCACTGTCCAAAATATCTTCAACCCTAAATCCTGCTGACACAACACTTGTAAACATTATTTAGAAAGAAATCTGAGACAGGAAGCTTACCTTTAAGtcaggctctgtggagaaaaagGGTGACAATCAGTGCAAGTTCAGTGAACTTTCAATGACTCtgatcagagaaaaaaaaatcttgaacaTTCATTGTATAAGAGCTAGCTATAGTTAACTCAGGGAACAATTTCTTTCACTAACCAGGAGATGACATCACAAATAAACTGGAAAATGCCAACGAACAAACCACCTTCTGAAACATAATGACACAGCTAACACTGACACCCCACCTTcgtccaaacagccaatcactCCATTTGTTGGCCACAGAGTGGAAAAAGTTACTGATAAACCAGAAGGAATCAATGCATGTTGACAAATGTACCAGTATCTAACTGTCTTCAGTATGTACTGTCCTTTGTTCTagccacaaaaacaaataaccaGCAGCACACTACTAAAGAAAACAGACCTGGCCATATTTACTACAAATTTAGGCTAGTGAAAgtattttaaaaccaaaaatgCACAAGCAAAAACTTGAAGCTGGTAGTAGGTTTTAATGTTCACCAAtaacaaatctgtttttgatCAAACACAATAATTGAAATCACTTAACTGCACTGTGATATTCTGTAAGAGTTAACGTTTACCTCCTGACTTGAGTAGTTTGCATTAACAAGTGGAACAAATCATGCTGGGAATACAACACTACTCATTAGCAGCACTTACTCTGACAGCAGTGATTACATCTAAGAATAACACAGGTTGTTACAACATGCCTCTAACTCTACCCGACTATCAGGTTAACATGTAAAGAGAGTTTATTCCAAATGTGAATGATTGCCTGGGAAAAGTAATATATTTGTGTAAAGCCTACATCTGAATTCAGTGGAAATATGTGAAATAGAAGAGGGGTTGTTGTAAAGCACAgccatttatatttcatttataGAAATAGGCTTCTCCTGGAATAGTAAATATCAGAGATAGGCTTTTTCTGGTAAAATAGCATGAATTAAAtttgtaaaatacatttaattttgatGTAGGCCTATTCCATCAGTCCTGGTTGGAAACATCTTTGACTCATGTTTTACCACGACTTGCAAACTCGTTAAATTGTATTATGTAGTCTATATCTTCTATAGTATTTGTATAGCCTTGATAGTTTATTTTATACCTAATTACCTATTTATGtttgcactttttatttttatgtaaatgcttgttgctgtttttatcctgcactgaTGATGAGCCAACTGCAACGAAATGTCGTTCTGATCTGCACAGTAAGGTAcaatttgaatgacaataaagaaagtctaataTTGTTGTAGACTTAGATTTATACTTGTAACCAACATGTTCTGTTTTATCTATAAAGGCTTACTTTCTGAGATGCCTCCCGTAGTATTGCCTGTTTTTACACCAGGAATACAACTGACATGTTCCAGCATAATCGATATGAGCTCCTCCTGAGTAGAAAAGTCATACTCATGTTGTCGAATTCCTGCATGTATGATAGGTCTTGCATTATTTTGCCCACGACCCTATTTTGCCCACCCCCTCGTGGTCAAGAAGCCGCAGAGAAAATTACGAGGCGAAGACATTTTCTCTGCAAGAAAAAGCTTCCAGGATAGGGACCAGAAACTTTCCAAAACTACTTCAAATATCATCTGTCCAAAACGCCTAATACGTATTTAAACTAAaggctgcaaaacaaaacttGAAAAAGCACCTTGATTTTATGTCTTAAATGTACAGAGAAAAATACACCTACTGTTGCAAACCATGTTTAGCCCGTTGAAAAGTTTCGCTTAAAGCTTCAGAGTGCTTCATCGTTCAGAACATAGACGATCTTACCAGACAGAAACACCGCGTGCTGCTGCCTCGACCAATCCGGGGAGAGCGGGGAACCGTTGGTGTTTGAATTGTTCCTTGAAAACAGCGGCAGATGACAGCAGCTTGCAGCTCTCGCAAATATTACATATAAGTTAGTAAGCAAGCTACTTTACATCGCGCAAGAAGCTCTCTGGACTTCAGCCTTAACCTTTATCATCAATCGAACATGTcgaaaaaacagattttctatTCTGACAAGTACAACGACGAGGAGTTCGAGTACAGGTATGATTGACGTTGTTAGCTTCGTTGCTAAGCTAACGTCAGCTGGCGTCGTCAGTgaagtaaaaatacaaaatgttacaGCGTATCAAGTGATGTTTATCGTGTCTCAAAACAAGCAACTACTCGATAAAAACAACTGAGCTAACAGGTCCACTCCTCTGCTATATGTGGTAACTTTTTATCGTTTTGGTTCTGATGGTGTTGACGctttaaaacatgaagtttTTACTCCTGAAGCTTTTACAGTCAATGCTCGGTCAGCGctagatttgtgttttttttgtacttttaggTGTTTCTGAGGctctttttaaagtaatttttaaCGGTGTTATTTCCCATATATAGACATGTGGTGCTTCCAAAGCAGCTGTCTAAACTGGTGCCCTCCTCCCACCTGATGGCAGAAGACGAGTGGAGGGGACTGGGGGTGCAACAGAGCCAGGGCTGGATTCACTACATGATTCACAAACCGGGTGAGTTACCATGCACTATTGTCTTAAAACACCCCAACTGTACATGCAAATAGCTACTGGTCTGTCAGATTAGTGTAATAATCAGTAGTCCATATCctatgcaaaacaaaaacattgtcatGCTCAGCTAAAGTAAATGTCATTTTCTGCAATGGGGAGGGGCTTGGTCTGCCCAGAgggaggttgtcaaaattaggTTTGCACATATTAAAGctggggttcccaaacttttcagcttgcgACCCCCATTATGACGGTGATAGATACTTGGGACCCCACATTTGACACACTAGGTCAAAACACTGgcattaaaacagcaaacaatagCCCAAACACCattgtattatttttgtaatttattgtaagactAATTTaagactattttttttacctactgtattttcaaatgaatgggtgaaatatcaaattttaaaccattttcatATGTTTTTGAAAGGAATCTCGCGACCCTCCTAACAGTGTTCCGCGACTCCCCAGTGGGccgcgacccccactttgggaaccactgtatTAAAGgaatacttcacctgttgaaacatgaatctgtattgacattagGTCATTTatgttgtagaaatgtgaaatacattttgaagttggtgccttcttgaccgagaaaaggcagaaagtgtcttttttagctcatgtggatgaaagacaccaaatcccagaatgcacagcactgcaggttactcccactaaggtcaggtttacagacatttactacaacacatactgccgtttcctcaactgattccgagatttcttcctgaaggaattggcatcttggaaattcctggcagaaaacagactctatgtctgtgtccataggcaaacagtgagagtctgccccagctcgagccgccccgggctcctcgtcctcaccgctgCAGCCGAGGCAGGAGGCAGCAGCCGCCTCGCCGCTATATTGCCGCTCGTAGAGATATCCACGAACATCCgattcgagcacaagaccttcaaaatccccttcatccatatcagtttgaagttgaaacgtAATTTTTTTCGCTATTGACGGttcttatcagctttctccacagagcctgttagcatagcttccaagcaatatggcggatgttaagtttccattctgggagtgagttcccacccactgatctgtgataagtctgaagcttcagtggtcgaaaatatgaggaactagcgatgtagtttcacccAGCTAACCACAACAGCCGTTGATGACGCAAAGTGACgttttttgcgtcatcggaggctccttttcagacaagaaatacaaagatttacAGTCtcgggaaaatgagggcgggatgcacgaccattcaaaaatactaccaggtttctaatgatacaaagcttaatgcaaattggtgaagtatccctttaattaaaaTCATGACACTTTATGGATTGCTTCAAATGTCTTTTGGCAAGAACAAGTTTGTGTAGGCCTATTCTTCTGGGATTTACCAAATTTTCAATTTCAAATGTCAAATTAATGTTATAATTGACAGCAATGTAATCCCTTTTTACTGTCCGGGTCCTGAGGGGACTCCAAGAGTATAAGCTTATACTCACGTATAACTGCGTTCATTATAGTCCAGTGTATGGAGTAATCAGTGTACTGTAAGGTAATGCTGATAAAAACCTCTCCTTTGCTTTACTCTCCAGAGCCACACATACTCCTTTTCAGAAGACCTCTCCCAAAGGATTAAACAGGAGCCATCTGTAAAACGCCTGCTAGTATTTTTTGCTGATTTTGGAAATTACATCTCTGACACACATCTCTACATATGTTCCAATGTATTGTGTAGACAACATTTTCTattctgatttttcttttacgTCTCCCTCAATTTTTAGAGGTAATGAGAGGCAAATGACTTTATTCCATTCCATCTGTACAATATGATGCTATTTTATGATAAGTATAATTTCCTCCTTTGATGCCATATTGTTGCGATCAATTTCTTTTCTGATAGGTCAAACCGTCTTATGGTTTCATTTTCCTCATGTCCATCCTTTTCTCAAGAGAGCTTTCTATGTTTTGAATATTTCCTGTTCTTTaaacttgtttgtgttgtaaatatTATTTGTAGATATTATAAATTTTGAAAGTAAGTCACTGGTTGATTCAACCAGTTCTGTGTTGCTGAAAGAATGTAATAAAATGTACTTCCTCACATGTTTGCtcattcattttttcccccaccaagttgcagaatttatttttctgtcattttaagGAGTGGATGATTTTTCAGTCTGAGACATTGACAACCAGTGGAGTGACAAATTCGGAGTGTCTGATGCCCAGGGAGAAGGCTGGTGCTCTTGCTTTGTGAACAATCACTTTTTCTGGACTGTAAGTCCCAGGACCTGGTTTCTTGGTAGCATCTCTGGGTAAGCTGTGACGCCCCAGCATGGAAAATGCTGGCTGCCGGGTTAGATAAACACTGGGGTCTGTGCTGTTGTATCTGCAAGGCCCTGGTGTCTTGGCCAAATCCACAGATGGTCCCCCTGTGCTGTATCTACCTGACATGGTGTAGCTGGCACTGGCTGGCTTGTTTGGGACTTGAGGGCCCATGAGTGGAGGGAGAGAGTACTTGTTAGGAGCCGGTACTGAGTCGATGCTTCGGTAGTGAGTGCGAGCGCTCATTGTGTAGGACGGGGGTCTGCGCTGGAGGTTGCATGGTGGGGCTTTCTCAGGACTGTATGCACCTGGACCAGGTGTCTGGAGTAGCTCctctagaaaacaaaaaaaaactagaataaCAAACAGCATATGGCAGGGATCGTGGTCAAAAAGGTGGTTCAGATTTTCCGTCGTAACATCTCAAACTACATCAAGAAGTATTGTCCAAAATAATTGTGCACTCTATTGGAGCTCTTAGTTTGGTTTTAGTGTAAATCAATACATCCTGACAACAACATATAAATTAACATGTG from Labrus mixtus chromosome 3, fLabMix1.1, whole genome shotgun sequence carries:
- the cks2 gene encoding cyclin-dependent kinases regulatory subunit 2 — encoded protein: MSKKQIFYSDKYNDEEFEYRHVVLPKQLSKLVPSSHLMAEDEWRGLGVQQSQGWIHYMIHKPEPHILLFRRPLPKD
- the cimap1d gene encoding outer dense fiber protein 3-like protein 2b; amino-acid sequence: MSDNMYCVDSSPGPQYHVDAKMTRFGRDGTPAYSMLGRVKTQSKFLFFKRKNILLQTPGPGAYSPEKAPPCNLQRRPPSYTMSARTHYRSIDSVPAPNKYSLPPLMGPQVPNKPASASYTMSGRYSTGGPSVDLAKTPGPCRYNSTDPSVYLTRQPAFSMLGRHSLPRDATKKPGPGTYSPEKVIVHKARAPAFSLGIRHSEFVTPLVVNVSD